One Natrinema marinum genomic window carries:
- a CDS encoding M48 family metalloprotease, producing the protein MNLRLRMCAVLAVFVAVNAAFVLAVCWAYGVLLPGVVGGTLVFLQHGSVAFDFVRLPISWPVALLLIAGFLAAQLYYGYRYLLSETHSAAGDADHAVARIVRRLAMTADVPEPAVRVVDDETPSCYTVGRLTDATIVVTTGLVATLDADELEAVLAHEIAHVANRDVTLMTIATLFLEIADRAYRAAGLARRALADPDGLSAGGRVALYWFLPLVALTYVFVAPILWAFPAIADWATRTLSQTREFAADAAAAEITGSPLALATALLTVAEATPAPATDLRTGKIRALCIVSSEPIAGDETASLPRIRRPADDATRRERVRTWLEGTTPSAPLDATDPSGTHPPVEARVGRLSDIAVELETEGGS; encoded by the coding sequence ATGAACCTTCGCCTCCGAATGTGTGCGGTCCTGGCGGTGTTCGTCGCGGTCAACGCCGCCTTCGTCCTCGCGGTGTGCTGGGCCTACGGCGTCCTCCTGCCGGGCGTCGTCGGCGGGACGCTCGTCTTCCTCCAGCACGGCTCCGTCGCCTTTGATTTCGTGCGATTGCCGATTTCGTGGCCGGTGGCCCTGCTGCTGATCGCCGGCTTCCTCGCGGCGCAACTCTACTACGGCTATCGGTACCTCCTCTCGGAGACGCACAGCGCCGCCGGCGACGCCGATCACGCCGTCGCCCGGATCGTCCGTCGACTGGCGATGACCGCCGACGTTCCGGAACCCGCCGTCCGCGTCGTCGACGACGAGACGCCGAGCTGTTACACCGTCGGCCGACTCACCGACGCGACGATCGTCGTCACGACGGGACTGGTCGCGACCCTCGACGCCGACGAGCTCGAGGCGGTGCTGGCCCACGAGATCGCCCACGTCGCCAACCGGGACGTGACGCTGATGACGATCGCGACGCTGTTTCTCGAGATCGCCGACCGGGCCTATCGCGCGGCGGGACTGGCCCGGCGCGCGCTGGCCGATCCCGACGGGCTCTCCGCCGGCGGTCGCGTGGCGCTGTACTGGTTCCTCCCGCTGGTCGCGCTGACCTACGTTTTCGTCGCGCCGATCCTGTGGGCGTTCCCCGCGATCGCCGACTGGGCGACGCGCACGCTCTCCCAGACCCGCGAGTTCGCCGCCGACGCCGCGGCCGCCGAGATCACGGGCTCGCCGCTGGCGCTCGCGACCGCGTTGCTGACGGTCGCCGAGGCGACGCCCGCGCCGGCGACGGATCTCCGGACGGGCAAGATCCGCGCGCTGTGTATCGTCTCCTCGGAGCCGATCGCCGGCGACGAGACCGCGTCGCTGCCCCGGATCCGGCGACCGGCGGACGACGCCACCCGTCGCGAACGCGTGCGGACCTGGCTCGAGGGGACGACGCCGTCGGCGCCCCTCGATGCCACCGACCCGTCGGGCACGCATCCCCCCGTCGAGGCCCGCGTCGGGCGGCTCAGCGACATCGCGGTCGAACTCGAGACGGAGGGTGGGTCGTGA
- a CDS encoding DUF4129 domain-containing protein, with amino-acid sequence MTEIRRALVLAGCLCCLLAVASALPAADPRIDRPGDRGGEPIAGDWETMEGTPDFTPPAANDTDDDRDDADEPDDDTDEPDDDTLEIEGEIAPGNEVTVATGHAGWYDTKTVQVNGANVTETDELGRANVTVPYDETMTVAIPALNRSRTVDVPTVATIETFGGAAPARRLEIRATVESTPVTDATVSLDGQAVETTDEHGEAQVQLPPTAGPVDLRVERSPVTGNRTVEVAEPTVRFVTPLLFPGGPAPVQVSADGRGVSDANVSLERGGSDRTSVDGRTRIWLPVSDEATVTAEVGNETATATVGNLYLRLTAVAVFLPGFCIGGVLTYFRLVAAGERRRWNADGGVGWFLALADLVAVLGDSVAALLRGGRNSLSLSVPRFSFTWPSLPRLDLGRVERGLPSLGGSLPSFGRAFGTLPSLGSLVRSSDRERGPSFGDWFGTDDDAAEESDEPPDDEHTPDLEAEPLAPRGPRADVREAWHAFVDRLELDDRETATPGEVARRALAVGFPADRVDRLVAHVRDIEYGGHSPSPERVAAVWETVNELLETEPDEEGSS; translated from the coding sequence GTGACGGAGATCCGCCGCGCCCTCGTGCTCGCGGGCTGTCTGTGCTGCCTGCTCGCGGTCGCGAGCGCGCTGCCCGCGGCCGATCCGCGGATCGACAGGCCGGGCGACCGCGGGGGAGAACCGATCGCCGGCGACTGGGAGACGATGGAGGGGACGCCCGACTTCACACCGCCCGCGGCCAACGACACCGACGACGATCGAGACGACGCGGACGAACCGGACGACGACACGGACGAACCGGACGACGACACGCTCGAGATCGAAGGCGAGATCGCACCGGGCAATGAGGTGACGGTCGCGACCGGTCACGCCGGCTGGTACGACACCAAAACGGTCCAAGTCAACGGCGCGAACGTGACCGAAACCGACGAGCTCGGCCGCGCCAACGTCACCGTCCCCTACGACGAGACGATGACCGTCGCGATTCCGGCGCTCAACCGCTCGCGGACCGTTGATGTGCCGACGGTGGCGACGATCGAGACCTTTGGCGGTGCGGCGCCGGCCCGCAGACTCGAGATCCGGGCGACCGTCGAATCGACTCCGGTGACTGACGCGACGGTCTCCCTCGACGGGCAGGCCGTCGAGACGACCGACGAGCACGGCGAGGCGCAGGTGCAACTCCCACCGACGGCCGGTCCGGTAGACCTGCGCGTCGAACGCAGCCCGGTTACAGGCAACCGGACCGTCGAGGTCGCCGAACCGACCGTCAGGTTCGTCACACCGCTGTTGTTCCCCGGCGGACCGGCCCCCGTCCAGGTGTCGGCCGACGGCCGCGGCGTGTCGGACGCGAATGTCTCCCTCGAGCGCGGCGGGTCGGACCGGACCAGCGTCGACGGGCGCACACGAATCTGGCTCCCGGTCAGCGACGAGGCGACCGTGACCGCCGAGGTGGGCAACGAGACCGCGACGGCGACCGTCGGGAACCTCTACCTGCGGTTAACGGCCGTCGCGGTGTTCCTCCCCGGCTTCTGTATCGGTGGCGTCCTGACCTACTTCCGGTTGGTCGCCGCCGGCGAGCGCCGTCGCTGGAACGCGGACGGCGGCGTCGGCTGGTTCCTCGCGCTCGCGGACCTCGTCGCCGTGCTCGGCGACTCCGTCGCGGCGCTGTTGCGCGGCGGCCGCAACTCGCTGTCGCTCTCGGTCCCGCGGTTCTCGTTCACGTGGCCGTCGCTGCCCCGCCTCGATCTCGGGCGCGTCGAGCGCGGCCTCCCGTCGCTCGGGGGGTCGCTCCCCTCGTTCGGCCGCGCGTTCGGAACCCTGCCGTCGCTGGGCTCGCTCGTTCGATCGTCCGACCGCGAGCGCGGGCCGTCGTTCGGCGACTGGTTCGGGACGGACGACGACGCGGCCGAGGAATCGGACGAGCCCCCCGACGATGAGCACACTCCCGATCTGGAAGCCGAACCGCTCGCCCCTCGCGGGCCGCGTGCGGACGTCCGAGAGGCGTGGCATGCGTTCGTCGACCGACTCGAGCTCGACGACCGGGAGACGGCGACGCCGGGCGAGGTGGCGCGTCGAGCGCTCGCCGTTGGCTTCCCGGCCGATCGGGTCGACCGCCTCGTCGCGCACGTCCGCGATATCGAGTACGGCGGCCACAGCCCCTCCCCGGAGCGGGTCGCCGCCGTCTGGGAGACGGTGAACGAACTCCTCGAGACGGAGCCCGACGAGGAGGGATCGTCGTGA